GGAAATATAAAAGTTAATACTCGGCGGTTAATTGTTCGAGATGGGGCTGAAATATCAACTAGTTCATTTCCAATCATCAAAGGTCCTGTCAGTACAGGTCGCAGTGGAAACTTGTCTATAACTGCCTCGGAATCAGTACAAATAAGTGGTAGTTCCCAAATCGTTGGATCAAGTCAATTAAGAGTTAACACTCAAACTAATGGAAAGGCTGGAGATTTAGAGATTACTACGGGACGCCTGATTATTGAGGACGGGGGAAAATTAACAGCAGCGACATCTGATGCGGGTCAGGGAGGAACGATAAAAATCAATGCCTCGGATTCTGTGGCAATCATGGGTACAGGTATTGGTATGGAAGGTCAGATCAATTCCAGTGCTTTAGAAGCTTCAAGTCAAGGAACAGGTGATGCAGGAAATTTAGCTATTACTAGCAATAACCTAAGACTCCGAGATGGCGGAGAAATCAGGGCTACCTCCACTCAAGCAGGAGGAGGTAACATCGATATCACGGCTGAAGATATTCGTCTACGTGACGGTAGCTTGATTAGTGCCAGTGTTTTTGAGAGTGTCGGTGGTGGCGGCAATATCACGATTGACTCCGATGTTTTTATCGCCCTAGAAGATAGCGATATTCTGGCAAATGCTGTTGATGGCAGGGGCGGCAATATCACCATTATCTCTCCCGTATTTCTGGCAGACTTTTTCTCTAGTGGTCAAGGGACGGCCGTAGGTCGCAACCCAGGTTCATTTGAGCCATTTCGGGGCAATGATCGGGTTGATATTTCAGTTGAGGCATTAGGTAGCGGTGATGCTGGTAATTTATTTATAGCCTCGCTGAATTTGAATCAAGATTCTCTCTCGCCACTATCAAGCAATTTTCTGCCACCAGACCAAGTGATTGCCGATAGTTGTCTCACCCACCGCAATAAGGAGCAAGGTAGCTTTATCGTTACAGGTACGGGTGGTTTACCGAATAATCCCTATGATCCGTTACAGGGTAACTATTCCGTTACTCAGGTTCAGGGAATTAGTGGCGATGCTGGACAACAAGCTACTGCGCTAACCGTCAATCCTCAATCCTCAACCCCCAGTTTCTGGAAACCGGGCGACCCAATTCAAGAAGCTCAGGGTATGATGGTAACGTCTGATGGACGTGTCGTCGTGGGTACAGCTCCGGAACTGGTGGCGATCGCGAATGCTGATGATTTAATCTGCTATCAGGCTGCATCGCAAGAGGAATAGGCTGCGCGATCGTTTTACCCAACCGACTTGAACTTATGGGCAAAACTGACAGGCTCCCGGAATCAGGGCGGGTTTAATCAAGTTATCGGTTTGTGAAAAAATGTTATCGGTAAAACCCGCCCCTACACCCTTTGCTTTCAGCGTAAGTTGACACCAATGATAGCGATGCGCCTTGATCAGGGATAATTTTTCAAAAATGGTATTCCAGAGAGCGCAAATTTAAAGTTTTAGTGAAAATTGATTCCTTTAAACCTAATCTTTCGGTTCCAATTACTTTCCCCTTGAATAAGGTAGAGAGAGCTAGCTTTCTAACCATCAAGGAGCGCTAAAAAATAAGATGTGGAAAGACCTTAAACAAAAAATTTGGGCAGGGCGAGGCGTCTGGACGGTTGCTCCTGGTGTGGCTGGACTCGTTATTCTATTGCGACTTTTCGGCTTTTTACAGACTTGGGAATGGGCTGCTCTTGACCAATATTTTCGTTGGCGTCCTCAAGAACCTGTGGATGAACGAATTCTGATTGTGGGAATTAGTGAAGCGGATCTAAAAAAAGTTGGACAGTGGCCCATTCCGGATAATGTCCTGGCTGAACTCCTCAAAAAAATTAAAGCGCAAAACCCGAGAGTGATTGGTCTTGACCTGTATCGAGATTTACCAGTTTTGCCCGGTCATGACGAATTAGTCAATGTTTTTGAAGCAACTCCCAATTTAATCGGGATAGAAAAAATTAATCAGCAAGATCCTAGCGCTAGTGTAGCTCCTCCACCCGTGCTAGATCAACGCGAACAAGTTGGGTTTAATAACGTGGTGATTGATGCGGATGGTAAACTGCGTCGATCATTGCTTTATATGCTAGACAACAATCAAGTCAGCTTCTCTTTTAGTATGAGATTGGCATTGATGTATTTAGCAGAGCAAGACATCATATCTCAACCTTCCCAAGCGAATCCCCTAATTTTTCATTTAGGAAAGGGGACGTTTCAACCTTTTTCCGCAAATGATGGTGGTTATGTGAGTGCTGATGACGGGGGATACCAGATTTTGTTAAACTATAAGGGTTCGGCTCGTACCTTTCCCAGGGTGTCATTGACAGAGGTACTCGAAGACCGGATACCACCAGACTTAATGCGCGATCGCCTCGTTTTAATTGGGGCAACGGCAACTAGCCTGAATGATTTCTTCTATACCCCCTATAGTGGTGATAAAATTGCCACCCAAGAGCGTACACCTGGGATAGAAGTTCAGGCTAACATGATTAGTCACTTGCTGAGTTCAGCCCTAGAGGGGCGTTCTGGACTGAAAACTTGGTCGGAACCAATCGAAGGGATCTGGATTTTTCTCTGGTCTTTGACGGGTGCAACCCTGTGTTGGGTGTTGCGAGATGCAGGAGGTTTAGCAAAATTACTCCCTCGTTGGACAGTAATTAGCCTTTTGTTCGCACTTGTCGGTCTGGTCGGGAGCAGCTACTTAGCCTTTATCATCAGCAGTTGGTGGATTCCTGTGATTCCCCCAGCTTTGGCGTTATTGGGTGCCGCTACAGCAACGACAGGGTACATCGGTAACTTCGAGCGTGAAGAGCGACACACCGTTATGAATTTATTCGGTCGCCATGTCACCAAGCAAATCGCCGAAGCAATTTGGCGCGATCGCGAACAACTTCTCAAAGAAGGGCGTCTACGTGGTCAGAAGATGACTGCCACAGTTCTGTTCTCAGACCTGAAAGGGTTTAGTACAGTAGCAGAAAATATGAGTTCGGAAGTGCTGATGGCTTGGCTGAATCAATATATGGATGCCATGGCGGGAACGGTGCTAGATCATGGCGGTGTTGTGGATAAGTTTATTGGAGATGCAGTTATGGCGGTGTTTGGTGTACCAATTAAACGCACGACATCCGCCGAAATTGACCAGGATGCGATCGCAGCGGTAAACTGTGCTTTAGCCATGGCACAAAAACTGCAAACCCTCAATCAAGAATGGCAACGTCAAGGCTATCCGCAAACAGCAATGCGCGTGGGAATTGCCACAGGGGATGTCGTCACAGGTAGCTTGGGGAATGCTCAACGGCTTGACTACACCACCCTAGGAGATAGCGTAAATGTAGCGGCTCGATTAGAAAGTTACGATAAAACTCTCGATGGAGGAATTTGCCGGATTTTAATCAATGAAGAAACATACCAGCATCTACACAATCAATTCCCCACGAAACAAATCGGTCAGGTGAGACTCAAAGGGCGCGAACAGTTAACTGCCGTTTATCAAATTTTGCTGTAGTTGTTCAAAATGCCATGTATAATGATTTAGATTTTGTCAGCCAATAGCGCTATTGAGTCCAAAAGTCTTCAGGCAAAATTTTTCAATAGCTGGAGTAGGTGCATCACAACCCTTTGTAAAAAGACCCTTATGAAACGAAGGACTTAATCTCATGAACACCACTCGGCAAAAATTAATAACCATCATTGCCGGGACAGCTTCAATTGTTTCCCTGCAAATGTTCGGCTTCTTAGACCTACCTGAACCCCGGATTTTTTCGTCATCGAAGAATTTAGAAATTCTGACCTCGATTTGGAACGATCTACCTGCCAACGCAGAGTTAAACAAAACGTCAACCCATCGTTCGTCTAAACAATATATACCACCCGTGGCAAGTAATCCACGGCGCACCATAGGCTCGGGTTCACGCGGCTGTCGCCAATCGTTAACCAATGATTTAGTCACATTGTTGATCCCATCCGAGGAGTATGCTGGACAAACCACATCCGGTCATCCTACCTTGTTCTGGTACTTATCACAGCCTGTCTCTGTACCGATGCGGTTTGCTCTCGTGGAACCCGGAGTTCCGGAACCGCTCTTTGAGAAACAAATCGACTCTCCCCAAGCCGGGATGATCCAGTTGCAACTTCCCAAAGACCGACCAGAATTGCAAACTGGACGAACCTACAAATGGTCAGTCACTCTGGTTTGTAATACCAAGCATCCATCGGCTAATCCCGTATTCATTAGCTGGATTGAGCGGGTATCCACACCAGCCGCTTTAGAACCACAACGGCTATCTACTCCTCCGGCTAAGAACAATGTGCCAACACAGGTGTGGCGCGATCGCGCTTGGAGTTATGCTGAGGCTGGGCTTTGGTACGATGCCTTAGCCGCGATGTCCAAAGTTGAAACCGCGAATTCTAATGAGCTAGCCACTAACGATGATTTCCTGGCTCTGCTGGAGCAAGTTGGCTTGACTCAAGTGACGCAGCAAGAA
The nucleotide sequence above comes from Coleofasciculus chthonoplastes PCC 7420. Encoded proteins:
- a CDS encoding two-partner secretion domain-containing protein; translated protein: MERRRHPFWLLATIPYCVLISVNTVQGQIVPDGTLPTNVNSSDNLQFTITGGSQAGENLFHSFHEFSVPTGGAAWFDNTSTVQNIISRVTGDSISKIDGLLKTQGNANLFLLNPNGIIFGAEAALDLGGSFIASTANSIKFADGTEFSAINSSASSVLTVSVPVGLQFGDSPGRIINRSQASRGDMQEKFNGSGTPAGLRVDADKSLALVGGEVILEGGNITAPSGRIEVGSVDGESRVTLNLTNQGFALSYEGVENFQDIHLSQVAIIDVTDLSPVFNSGDIGSGDIQIQGRHVTVTDGSRISSFTFGSVPARTITVTGSESVELSGFSDILGSSGITTITGNDGDAGNIKVNTRRLIVRDGAEISTSSFPIIKGPVSTGRSGNLSITASESVQISGSSQIVGSSQLRVNTQTNGKAGDLEITTGRLIIEDGGKLTAATSDAGQGGTIKINASDSVAIMGTGIGMEGQINSSALEASSQGTGDAGNLAITSNNLRLRDGGEIRATSTQAGGGNIDITAEDIRLRDGSLISASVFESVGGGGNITIDSDVFIALEDSDILANAVDGRGGNITIISPVFLADFFSSGQGTAVGRNPGSFEPFRGNDRVDISVEALGSGDAGNLFIASLNLNQDSLSPLSSNFLPPDQVIADSCLTHRNKEQGSFIVTGTGGLPNNPYDPLQGNYSVTQVQGISGDAGQQATALTVNPQSSTPSFWKPGDPIQEAQGMMVTSDGRVVVGTAPELVAIANADDLICYQAASQEE
- a CDS encoding CHASE2 domain-containing protein; translated protein: MWKDLKQKIWAGRGVWTVAPGVAGLVILLRLFGFLQTWEWAALDQYFRWRPQEPVDERILIVGISEADLKKVGQWPIPDNVLAELLKKIKAQNPRVIGLDLYRDLPVLPGHDELVNVFEATPNLIGIEKINQQDPSASVAPPPVLDQREQVGFNNVVIDADGKLRRSLLYMLDNNQVSFSFSMRLALMYLAEQDIISQPSQANPLIFHLGKGTFQPFSANDGGYVSADDGGYQILLNYKGSARTFPRVSLTEVLEDRIPPDLMRDRLVLIGATATSLNDFFYTPYSGDKIATQERTPGIEVQANMISHLLSSALEGRSGLKTWSEPIEGIWIFLWSLTGATLCWVLRDAGGLAKLLPRWTVISLLFALVGLVGSSYLAFIISSWWIPVIPPALALLGAATATTGYIGNFEREERHTVMNLFGRHVTKQIAEAIWRDREQLLKEGRLRGQKMTATVLFSDLKGFSTVAENMSSEVLMAWLNQYMDAMAGTVLDHGGVVDKFIGDAVMAVFGVPIKRTTSAEIDQDAIAAVNCALAMAQKLQTLNQEWQRQGYPQTAMRVGIATGDVVTGSLGNAQRLDYTTLGDSVNVAARLESYDKTLDGGICRILINEETYQHLHNQFPTKQIGQVRLKGREQLTAVYQILL
- a CDS encoding DUF928 domain-containing protein, coding for MNTTRQKLITIIAGTASIVSLQMFGFLDLPEPRIFSSSKNLEILTSIWNDLPANAELNKTSTHRSSKQYIPPVASNPRRTIGSGSRGCRQSLTNDLVTLLIPSEEYAGQTTSGHPTLFWYLSQPVSVPMRFALVEPGVPEPLFEKQIDSPQAGMIQLQLPKDRPELQTGRTYKWSVTLVCNTKHPSANPVFISWIERVSTPAALEPQRLSTPPAKNNVPTQVWRDRAWSYAEAGLWYDALAAMSKVETANSNELATNDDFLALLEQVGLTQVTQQERLNIAKRP